One Kitasatospora sp. MAP12-44 DNA segment encodes these proteins:
- a CDS encoding allantoate amidohydrolase, producing MWAELLPVGRSASSGGYRRHAWNAADAECRAWFEQQARSRGLAYELDRNGNQWAWLGDPQQDGAIVTGSHLDSVPDGGAFDGPLGVVSSFAALDELRSRKAEFSKPLAIVNFGDEEGARFGVACIGSRLSAGVLGREQAFELRDADGVRLPDAMERAGYDPEAIGADSDRLSRIGAFVELHVEQGRYLTEEHPVGVASAIWPHGRWRFDFHGEANHAGTTRIEDRRDPMLTYATTVLSARKKAKLAGALATFGKVAVEPNGTNAIASLIRGWLDSRAADEEVLDALVEEIRAAATERGERDGVRVELTRESYTPVVDFDGPLRDRLAKRLGGVPILPTGAGHDAGILASAVPTAMLFVRNPTGISHSPAEHAEEADCLAGVAALADVLEDLACQ from the coding sequence ATGTGGGCGGAGCTGCTCCCGGTGGGCCGCTCCGCCTCGTCCGGCGGCTACCGCCGGCACGCCTGGAACGCCGCGGACGCCGAGTGCCGGGCCTGGTTCGAGCAGCAGGCCCGCTCCCGGGGCCTTGCCTACGAGTTGGACCGCAACGGCAACCAGTGGGCCTGGCTGGGCGATCCGCAGCAGGACGGCGCGATCGTCACCGGCTCGCACCTGGACTCCGTCCCGGACGGCGGCGCCTTCGACGGCCCGCTCGGCGTGGTCTCCTCCTTCGCCGCGCTGGACGAACTGCGCTCGCGCAAGGCCGAGTTCAGCAAGCCGCTGGCGATCGTCAACTTCGGTGACGAGGAGGGCGCCCGGTTCGGCGTGGCCTGCATCGGCTCCCGGCTGAGCGCGGGCGTGCTGGGCCGCGAGCAGGCGTTCGAGCTGCGCGACGCCGACGGCGTCCGGCTGCCCGACGCGATGGAGCGGGCCGGCTACGACCCCGAGGCGATCGGCGCGGACAGCGACCGCCTCAGCCGGATCGGCGCCTTCGTCGAGCTGCACGTCGAGCAGGGCCGCTACCTGACCGAGGAGCACCCGGTCGGCGTGGCCAGCGCGATCTGGCCGCACGGCCGCTGGCGCTTCGACTTCCACGGCGAGGCCAACCACGCCGGCACCACCCGGATCGAGGACCGCCGCGACCCGATGCTGACCTACGCCACCACGGTGCTCAGCGCGCGCAAGAAGGCCAAGCTGGCCGGCGCGCTGGCCACCTTCGGCAAGGTCGCCGTCGAGCCGAACGGCACCAACGCGATCGCCTCGCTGATCCGCGGCTGGCTGGACTCCCGGGCGGCCGACGAGGAGGTGCTGGACGCGCTGGTCGAGGAGATCCGCGCGGCGGCCACCGAGCGCGGCGAGCGCGACGGCGTCCGGGTCGAGCTGACCCGCGAGTCGTACACGCCGGTCGTCGACTTCGACGGCCCGCTGCGCGACCGGCTGGCCAAGCGGCTGGGCGGGGTGCCGATCCTGCCGACCGGCGCGGGACACGACGCGGGGATCCTGGCCAGCGCCGTGCCGACCGCCATGCTGTTCGTACGGAACCCGACTGGCATCTCGCACTCCCCGGCCGAGCACGCCGAGGAGGCGGACTGCCTGGCGGGTGTGGCGGCGCTGGCGGACGTTCTGGAGGATCTGGCATGTCAGTGA
- a CDS encoding adenylate/guanylate cyclase domain-containing protein → MATPEYGGEPEEADATVALDLERLILDAPRRYTPYQAARAAEVPMELATRFWRAMGFPDIGQSRALNDSDVIALRRLAGLVESGLINESMAIQVARSTGQTTARLAGWQMDTFLENLTQAREPGLTRADVAYPLVELLLPELEQFLVYVWRRQLAAVTGRVVQAAEDTEITSGRLAVGFADLVGFTRLSRRLEEEELGELVETFESTCSDLIAGQGGRLIKTLGDEILYVSEDPVTAAEIALSLVDTLTKDDTMPALRVGMAFGAVTSRMGDVFGTTVNLASRLTSIAQRDAVLIDGEFAAALEQAGAGSQGGADGSGSAQSQLAEALAAASGAPLASMAKQPDAAAGPRFQLQPMWRRPVRGLGLVEPWLLSRRVRPPRG, encoded by the coding sequence ATCGCCACTCCTGAGTACGGCGGCGAACCCGAAGAAGCGGACGCCACCGTCGCCCTCGATCTGGAGCGGCTGATCCTGGACGCGCCGCGCCGCTACACCCCTTACCAGGCGGCCCGCGCGGCCGAGGTCCCGATGGAGCTGGCCACCCGCTTCTGGCGGGCGATGGGCTTCCCCGACATCGGGCAGTCCCGGGCACTGAACGACAGCGACGTGATCGCGCTGCGCCGGCTGGCCGGCCTGGTGGAGTCCGGGCTGATCAACGAGTCGATGGCGATCCAGGTGGCGCGCTCGACCGGCCAGACCACCGCGCGGCTCGCGGGCTGGCAGATGGACACCTTCCTGGAGAACCTCACCCAGGCGCGTGAGCCCGGCCTGACCCGCGCCGACGTCGCGTACCCGCTGGTCGAGCTGCTGCTGCCGGAGCTGGAGCAGTTCCTGGTCTACGTCTGGCGGCGCCAGCTGGCCGCCGTCACCGGACGAGTGGTGCAGGCGGCCGAGGACACCGAGATCACCAGCGGCCGGCTCGCGGTGGGCTTCGCGGACCTGGTCGGTTTCACCCGGCTCTCCCGGCGGCTCGAGGAGGAGGAGCTCGGCGAGCTGGTGGAGACCTTCGAGTCCACCTGCTCCGATCTGATCGCGGGCCAGGGCGGCCGGCTGATCAAGACCCTGGGCGACGAGATCCTCTATGTCTCCGAGGACCCGGTGACCGCCGCCGAGATCGCGCTCAGCCTGGTGGACACGCTGACCAAGGACGACACCATGCCCGCGCTGCGGGTCGGGATGGCGTTCGGCGCGGTCACCTCGCGGATGGGCGACGTCTTCGGGACCACCGTCAACCTGGCCAGCCGGCTCACCTCGATCGCGCAGCGCGACGCCGTGCTGATCGACGGCGAGTTCGCCGCCGCGCTGGAGCAGGCCGGCGCCGGCTCGCAGGGCGGCGCGGACGGCTCGGGCTCGGCCCAGTCCCAGCTCGCCGAGGCGCTGGCCGCCGCCTCCGGGGCCCCGCTCGCCAGCATGGCCAAGCAGCCGGACGCCGCGGCAGGGCCGCGCTTCCAGCTCCAGCCGATGTGGCGCCGGCCGGTGCGCGGGCTCGGCCTGGTCGAGCCGTGGCTGCTCAGCCGGCGCGTGCGCCCGCCGCGGGGCTGA
- the hutH gene encoding histidine ammonia-lyase has translation MDMHSAAAPDAPLVLVGKADVTAEDVLAVARGNARVEIGPDSLAEMAVSRARIDALAAEPRPVYGVSTGFGALAVRHISPELRAQLQRSLVRSHAAGMGPAVEREVTRALMFLRMKTLASGRTGVRPLVAQTMAALLNAGITPVVREYGSLGCSGDLAPLSHCALVLMGEGVAYGPDGAERPAGELLAEAGITPVELLEKEGLALINGTDGMLGMLVMACADLARLFTIADITAAMSLEALLGTDKVLAPELHGPIRPHPGQALSAANMLAVLKDSGLTGHHQDDAPRVQDAYSIRCAPQVAGAGRDTLAHARLVADRELAASVDNPVVLPDGRVESNGNFHGAPVAYVLDFLAIAAADLGSISERRTDRLLDKSRSHGLPAFLADDPGVDSGLMIAQYTQAALVSENKRLAVPASVDSIPSSAMQEDHVSMGWSAARKLRQSIDNLGRILAVELTASARALEIRTVDGTVALAPATAAALAVAREAGVGGAGRDRFLAPDLDAAEALVASGALVRAVEKVTGPLA, from the coding sequence ATGGATATGCACAGTGCTGCCGCCCCCGACGCGCCGCTCGTCCTGGTCGGCAAGGCCGATGTCACCGCAGAGGACGTGCTCGCCGTAGCGCGGGGCAATGCCCGGGTCGAGATCGGCCCCGACTCGCTGGCCGAGATGGCCGTCTCGCGCGCCCGGATCGACGCCCTGGCCGCCGAGCCCCGGCCGGTCTACGGCGTCTCCACCGGGTTCGGCGCGCTCGCCGTCCGGCACATCAGCCCCGAGCTGCGGGCCCAGCTCCAGCGCTCGCTGGTCCGTTCGCACGCGGCCGGCATGGGCCCGGCCGTCGAGCGCGAGGTGACCCGTGCGCTGATGTTCCTGCGCATGAAGACGCTCGCCTCCGGCCGCACCGGTGTGCGCCCGCTGGTCGCCCAGACGATGGCCGCCCTGCTGAACGCCGGCATCACCCCGGTGGTGCGCGAGTACGGCTCGCTCGGCTGCTCCGGCGACCTCGCGCCGCTCTCGCACTGCGCGCTGGTGCTGATGGGTGAGGGCGTCGCGTACGGACCGGATGGCGCCGAGCGCCCGGCCGGCGAGCTGCTGGCCGAGGCCGGCATCACGCCCGTCGAGCTGCTGGAGAAGGAGGGCCTGGCCCTCATCAACGGCACCGACGGCATGCTCGGCATGCTGGTGATGGCCTGCGCCGACCTGGCCCGGCTCTTCACCATCGCCGACATCACCGCCGCGATGTCGCTGGAGGCGCTGCTCGGCACCGACAAGGTGCTCGCCCCCGAGCTGCACGGCCCGATCCGCCCGCACCCGGGCCAGGCGCTCAGCGCCGCCAACATGCTGGCCGTCCTCAAGGACTCCGGCCTGACCGGCCACCACCAGGACGACGCGCCGCGCGTCCAGGACGCCTACTCGATCCGCTGCGCCCCGCAGGTGGCCGGCGCCGGCCGCGACACCCTGGCGCACGCCCGCCTGGTCGCCGACCGCGAGCTTGCCGCCTCGGTCGACAACCCGGTGGTGCTGCCCGACGGCCGGGTGGAGTCCAACGGCAACTTCCACGGCGCCCCGGTCGCCTATGTGCTGGACTTCTTGGCCATCGCCGCCGCCGACCTCGGCTCGATCTCCGAGCGGCGCACCGACCGGCTGCTCGACAAGAGCCGCTCGCACGGCCTGCCGGCCTTCCTGGCCGACGACCCGGGCGTGGACTCCGGTCTGATGATCGCTCAGTACACCCAGGCCGCCCTGGTGAGCGAGAACAAGCGCCTCGCCGTCCCGGCCTCGGTCGACTCGATCCCGTCCTCCGCGATGCAGGAGGACCACGTCTCGATGGGGTGGTCGGCGGCCCGCAAGCTGCGCCAGTCGATCGACAACCTGGGCCGCATCCTGGCCGTCGAACTCACCGCCTCCGCCCGCGCGCTGGAGATCCGGACGGTCGACGGCACGGTCGCGCTCGCACCGGCCACCGCCGCCGCGCTCGCCGTGGCCCGCGAGGCCGGCGTCGGCGGGGCCGGCCGGGACCGCTTCCTGGCGCCCGACCTGGACGCGGCCGAGGCACTGGTCGCCTCGGGCGCCCTGGTGCGCGCCGTCGAGAAGGTCACCGGACCGCTGGCCTAG
- the hutU gene encoding urocanate hydratase, with translation MVQQQTSGPREVRAARGTNLSTQGWQQEAALRMLMNNLDPEVAEHPSKLVVYGGTGKAARDWRSYDAMVRTLQTLKQDETMLVQSGRPVGVMQTHEWAPRVLIANSNLVGDWANWEEFRRLESLGLTMYGQMTAGSWIYIGTQGILQGTYETFGAVAAKKFNGTLAGTITLTAGLGGMGGAQPLAVTMNDGVAICIDCDPSRIARRIEHRYLDVEATSLAHALELATDARDQRKPLSIGLLGNAAELFPQLLAMDAPIDIVTDQTSAHDPLAYLPIGVDFDDMADYAAAKPAEFTVRSRESMAKHVEAMVGFQDKGAEVFDYGNSIRGEAQLAGYTRAFDFPGFVPAYIRPLFCEGKGPFRWAALSGDPQDIYKTDKAVLDLFPENESLHRWIKMAQEKVHFQGLPARICWLGYGERDKAGERFNDMVASGELSAPIVIGRDHLDCGSVASPYRETEAMLDGSDAIADWPLLNAMVNVASGASWVSIHHGGGVGIGRSIHAGQVTVADGTALAGEKIRRVLTNDPGMGVIRHVDAGYDIATEVAAERGVRVPMGEL, from the coding sequence ATGGTGCAGCAGCAGACGAGCGGACCTCGTGAAGTACGGGCCGCGCGCGGCACGAACCTCAGCACCCAGGGCTGGCAGCAGGAGGCCGCCCTCCGGATGCTCATGAACAACCTCGACCCGGAGGTCGCCGAGCACCCCTCCAAGCTCGTCGTCTACGGAGGCACCGGCAAGGCGGCGCGCGACTGGCGCTCGTACGACGCGATGGTGCGCACCCTGCAGACCCTGAAGCAGGACGAGACCATGCTGGTCCAGTCCGGCCGCCCGGTCGGCGTGATGCAGACCCACGAGTGGGCGCCGCGCGTCCTGATCGCCAACTCCAACCTGGTCGGCGACTGGGCCAACTGGGAGGAGTTCCGCCGCCTGGAGAGCCTCGGGCTCACCATGTACGGCCAGATGACCGCGGGTTCCTGGATCTACATCGGCACCCAGGGCATTCTGCAGGGCACCTACGAGACCTTCGGCGCCGTCGCCGCCAAGAAGTTCAACGGCACGCTGGCCGGCACCATCACGCTGACCGCCGGCCTCGGCGGCATGGGCGGCGCCCAGCCGCTGGCCGTCACCATGAACGACGGCGTGGCGATCTGCATCGACTGCGACCCGTCCCGGATCGCCCGCCGGATCGAGCACCGCTACCTGGACGTCGAGGCGACCAGCCTGGCGCACGCGCTGGAGCTGGCCACCGACGCCCGCGACCAGCGCAAGCCGCTCTCCATCGGCCTGCTGGGCAACGCCGCCGAGCTGTTCCCGCAGCTGCTGGCGATGGACGCGCCGATCGACATCGTCACCGACCAGACCAGCGCCCACGACCCGCTGGCCTACCTGCCGATCGGCGTCGATTTCGACGACATGGCCGACTACGCGGCGGCCAAGCCCGCCGAGTTCACGGTGCGCTCGCGCGAGTCGATGGCCAAGCACGTCGAGGCGATGGTCGGCTTCCAGGACAAGGGCGCCGAGGTCTTCGACTACGGCAACTCGATCCGCGGCGAGGCCCAGCTGGCCGGCTACACCCGGGCGTTCGACTTCCCCGGCTTCGTGCCGGCGTACATCCGCCCGCTGTTCTGCGAGGGCAAGGGCCCGTTCCGCTGGGCCGCGCTCTCCGGCGACCCGCAGGACATCTACAAGACCGACAAGGCCGTGCTCGACCTCTTCCCGGAGAACGAGTCGCTGCACCGCTGGATCAAGATGGCCCAGGAGAAGGTGCACTTCCAGGGCCTGCCGGCGCGGATCTGCTGGCTCGGCTACGGCGAGCGCGACAAGGCCGGCGAGCGCTTCAACGACATGGTCGCCTCCGGTGAGCTCTCCGCGCCGATCGTGATCGGCCGCGACCACCTGGACTGCGGCTCGGTCGCCTCGCCGTACCGCGAGACCGAGGCGATGCTGGACGGCTCGGACGCGATCGCCGACTGGCCGCTGCTGAACGCCATGGTCAACGTCGCCTCCGGCGCGTCCTGGGTCTCCATCCACCACGGCGGCGGCGTCGGCATCGGCCGCTCGATCCACGCCGGCCAGGTCACGGTGGCCGACGGCACGGCGCTGGCGGGCGAGAAGATCCGCCGGGTGCTCACCAACGACCCGGGCATGGGCGTCATCCGGCACGTCGACGCCGGCTACGACATCGCGACCGAGGTCGCGGCCGAGCGCGGTGTGCGCGTCCCCATGGGCGAGCTGTGA
- a CDS encoding MurR/RpiR family transcriptional regulator, with product MTATAEPSPGPSARLLELFDGHRLTPTQRRIAHALVRHAGEAPFLSSVEVAELAGVSQPSVTRFAVALGYDGYPALRKRLRELGAGEPAGPETPADVVRNEHQQAVLAEIAHLRRLAELLADPEPIVRAGRLLAASRPLPVLGLRAASAQARGFAYFAAKVHPDIRLLDEGGSMLVDRIEQAAAAGASALLCFALPRYPRELMDALAVARECRLTVLTVADSAFAPVAKLSDLLLPAEVGTGLVFDTACAPMVLGRVLLQTMCDELPGAEARLEAIEHSAATRGLFLE from the coding sequence ATGACCGCGACAGCCGAACCGTCCCCCGGTCCGTCCGCCCGGTTGCTGGAGCTCTTCGACGGCCACCGCCTGACACCCACCCAGCGCCGGATCGCGCACGCCCTGGTCCGGCACGCCGGCGAGGCGCCGTTCCTCTCCAGCGTGGAGGTGGCGGAGCTGGCCGGGGTCAGCCAGCCCTCGGTCACCCGCTTCGCGGTGGCCCTGGGCTACGACGGCTACCCGGCGCTGCGCAAGCGGCTGCGCGAGCTCGGCGCGGGCGAGCCGGCCGGGCCGGAGACGCCCGCCGACGTGGTGCGCAACGAGCACCAGCAGGCCGTGCTGGCCGAGATCGCCCACCTGCGGCGGCTGGCCGAGCTGCTGGCCGACCCCGAGCCGATCGTCCGGGCGGGCCGGCTGCTGGCCGCCTCCAGACCGCTGCCGGTGCTCGGCCTGCGGGCCGCCTCGGCGCAGGCCCGCGGCTTCGCGTACTTCGCCGCCAAGGTGCACCCCGACATCCGGCTGCTGGACGAGGGCGGCAGCATGCTCGTCGACCGGATCGAGCAGGCCGCCGCGGCCGGCGCCTCGGCGCTGCTCTGCTTCGCCCTGCCGCGCTACCCGCGCGAGCTGATGGACGCGCTGGCGGTCGCCCGCGAGTGCCGTCTCACCGTGCTCACCGTCGCGGACAGCGCCTTCGCGCCGGTCGCCAAGCTCTCCGACCTGCTGCTGCCGGCCGAGGTCGGCACCGGCCTGGTCTTCGACACGGCCTGCGCCCCGATGGTGCTCGGCCGCGTGCTGCTGCAGACCATGTGCGACGAACTCCCCGGTGCGGAAGCCCGGTTGGAGGCCATCGAGCATTCCGCGGCGACCCGCGGGCTGTTCCTGGAGTAG
- the fdhD gene encoding formate dehydrogenase accessory sulfurtransferase FdhD, translating into MARATARRRVVRLKGAERTTRPDALAAEEPLEIRVGGEPLTVTMRTPGQDFDLVAGFLVGEGLLHSAEELAALRYCAGTDQDGANTYNVVDATLRGAPALPLSAHRTLLTTSACGLCGRDTVDAVRTHVRWPVAEDPLRVAPELLYSLSDQLRAAQKTFESTGGLHAAGLFDADGRLLCAREDVGRHNAVDKVVGWALRAGLLPLTGHLLLVSGRASFELTQKAALAGIPLLAAVSAPSSLAVDLAEELGLTLLGFLRGESANVYTRADRIAHPGGGEAGPESATATSARSAGAI; encoded by the coding sequence ATGGCGCGGGCGACGGCACGGCGACGAGTGGTGCGGCTGAAGGGCGCGGAACGGACGACCCGCCCGGACGCGCTGGCCGCCGAGGAGCCGCTGGAGATCCGGGTCGGCGGCGAGCCCCTGACGGTGACCATGCGCACGCCCGGCCAGGACTTCGACCTGGTGGCCGGCTTCCTGGTCGGCGAGGGACTGCTGCACTCCGCCGAGGAACTGGCCGCCCTGCGCTACTGCGCGGGCACCGACCAGGACGGCGCCAACACCTACAACGTGGTCGACGCCACCCTGCGCGGCGCCCCCGCGCTGCCGCTCTCCGCGCACCGCACCCTGCTCACCACCAGCGCCTGCGGCCTGTGCGGACGCGACACCGTGGACGCCGTCCGCACCCATGTGCGCTGGCCGGTCGCCGAGGACCCGCTGCGGGTCGCCCCCGAGCTGCTCTACAGCCTGTCCGACCAACTGCGCGCCGCCCAGAAGACCTTCGAGAGCACCGGCGGCCTGCACGCGGCCGGCCTCTTCGACGCCGACGGCCGGCTGCTCTGCGCCCGCGAGGATGTCGGGCGGCACAACGCCGTGGACAAGGTGGTCGGTTGGGCACTGCGCGCGGGCCTGCTGCCGCTGACCGGCCATCTGCTGCTGGTCAGCGGCCGGGCCTCGTTCGAGCTCACCCAGAAGGCCGCACTGGCCGGGATCCCGCTGCTGGCGGCGGTCTCCGCGCCGTCCTCGCTCGCGGTGGACCTGGCCGAGGAGCTGGGACTGACCCTGCTCGGCTTCCTGCGCGGCGAGTCGGCCAACGTCTACACCCGCGCGGACCGGATCGCTCACCCCGGCGGCGGCGAGGCCGGGCCGGAGAGCGCGACGGCGACCAGCGCGCGAAGCGCGGGAGCGATCTGA